Sequence from the Uranotaenia lowii strain MFRU-FL unplaced genomic scaffold, ASM2978415v1 HiC_scaffold_737, whole genome shotgun sequence genome:
aaattaaactacaaagatataaaaaagacacaaataacaaaaaaaaattagaaaaatgataaaagttaaaaaatttacaacaatctgaaaatctcatgttaattttttgagacgaatgacgaaaattacaaaaaatacaaaatttacataaatagcTAAAACGGAAAAATACGAAATTTGGAATatagaaaagttcaaaataacaaaaatacaaaatattcaaaaattactatttttaaaaaacaaaaaatataactaattagaaagttacaaaaaatgatctagacctaagcaaataaaacgagtttggctccttaaagcttAAAGGTATGAgcagtttcaaataaagaaattacagaaaaatgctacaaaaaactacaaaaaatccaaaaaaatagaaaaattacagAAACTACAAAAGTTACAGAAGTTACATTACAATAcctaattacaaaaaaaaaaaaaaaattacaaaaaagacaaaatttcatcaatgaccaaaataaaaattacaaatattgaaataaaaaatgaaaaaacataaaaattaaaaatatttaaaaaaaagtctcataaatgaaaaaataaataaaaagaataggtacacaaataaaaaaaataaaattaatgacaaaaatacggaaaattgaagtgaaaaaaaagaaaacaaaattcatgaatgacaaattggcaaaaatgacaataaaaacattaatgatatatatgaaaaataaaagtagcaaaaacaaaacatgaacaaaacagaattttcaaatgatcGAGTGACTGTAATTTGGAAAGTGGCAGTCGTATTAAATAATATGtgacaaaaaagtttcaatgaTAACTCTGCTAAAAGATCTGGAGCTCGGTAGTTATTACCGAAAGTccgaaatattcacagaataaTAACTAGACAATGGTTACCAATTCAGCGGTTTTATCAGCGAACGTTCGTTAATATTTCATAAATAGTTTGGGAACACGACTGACTGAATATTTTTACCGAACAAACGATAAATTTTACCGAACAAACATGAAAGTTCGGTAAATTCTTGTACATAGAAAGCATCTATTTATTTGAAAGTTAGAAAAAAGTCGAtgtttgaccattttttttctgcataatGCTCTTTCAAGTAATTTCATTTGACACACatctttttaaatgtttcacGATTTCGATGATAAAGCTTTTTCCAaccatccattgccaccctaatgCCCATTCATTGCATTGAATTGCatttatgttttatgtttttccCGCTCTCTTTCTCTTTAGGGGAAGCTTTGTGCTTCAACTCTCTCAACTCAAGCAAAGCAGATGAGGAAAACGAGGAAAATTATGTTGCTTTGTGTTGATTTTCTCTCTTCCGGCAGAGAAGAGCGATCGAAGACCGTCTTTTGTTTGGGAAGTTCAGCTGCTAAAGGGGAGTTGGGAGTTTGGTTCATGACTTGCAATCATGttgtttttacttttcttaAATGTTAATTTAGAATGGatcgaatttacaaaaaatgaaaacttttttaaatgtgtttgtGCATAACGAATAGAATAAAATCTACGTCCGTTCAAGAATGTTGATTTTGAAACTTGTAAATTATTTCGAAATCACTGCTAGATGAAttagcaaaaattattttttttttcagtacttTGTTCCGCAGACATGCAAGTGCGCTCTTCTTTAAGTCGATGGTGGGTGGGTGTGGTTGAGCTGGGTTCAATTTTGTGAGAGTACTGTCGGTACGCTAAAGGAGTCGGTCTCAATCAGCTGATTCGTTCGGCAGCAAAAGCGTCGTTGTTTGTTCCCCTCATCAGTCGTTGGTCGTTGTCGTTGTCCAAAACTTGAGAACAAATATATCGAAAACGAGGACGTCGTCGCGTGCCTACAGACAGTTGAGGGCAGTGGAAAATTTCCGGAGTTTCGCTGTTGTTGTAGTTTGGTGAATGGATGCTCTTTTTTGTGAAGCATTTTGTTTGACTTGACTCTACTTGTGCGGATTGCAAATTCCACATTTCCAGTGCCAAATTGAAGAGTGTAAAGTGAGAGTTTATAAGCCATTAGCTGAGCTGTGATAATTATGTTTCTATTCGACGAAGGTGATGTAAAGCGTATACCTAGCCCTGCAATATCGTTGATAAATAATTAGGTAACCCAATGATGAGCAATGCTTTTTGTTGCCATCGAGGAGGGTGGTCATGAATCAGTGGCGAATTATTTTCGTAAACTAGGGAAGAAGAGTATCTACGTACGAGTGGAGTaagaggtttaattttttttatcgaaccgAAAATGTTGCCGGATTGTGTTGAGCATTTCTTTCTGTCTTCTTCGTGTCTGAGCGTACTGCTGAGGTAAATGTACATTGATCCAACTTTGCTGGCTTCCAAACATCAAATGTACATAACGGGATAAGTGGTGTTGTTTATCCGAAAACAGCTTGTTTTTAGGAAACTTTGGGTaagtatcttaaaaaaattaatgactcATAGAATCATCAATGAAATTATTTCACAATTGATTAATTTATTTCACAATATTTACTATTTAGTATCCCGAAATTACCCTTTACTTCTTCTAAAGGGCGAACATGagattattgcgacaccgaataTATCATACCAATTTTCTTAttatgtttagaatcaaacctaaattttagggtagttttatacacacacagtaaatttttgcctcgatttccagcaaaaaaattgctggaaatgttcagcaatccaattttttgctggaaaccagcaggatttttcagcattcggttgtgttcttgtcattttagcTGAAAATCCAGCAATCggatttcaaattgctggactttccagcaactgatctagtttgctggaaaatcagcaatcgagttgtcaaattggagtctgtttgttttcgtacgctgaaaaAGGTGAGAATTTATTTCACGAACTTTGAATAGATTAatcaattattcttattttcctctatatcaTAGCAACCTTGGTCTGcagacatcaagtcaagggtgagttttcattggataggtagatatttcatgaaagatactaatcaaaactttatttcaggTGGTCAACACTTTGGTACAAAACTTCCACCCCAGAGCAGAGCCGGTGCtggtatattaaaaaaatgtatagttttgtcaaataaatacctacataattgaaaaaaatggaataattcTCATTTATTGGTCATCATAGGCACAGCCAGTATTCAatacttaacccttcgtttcataaagtaacaaatttgcaacaattaattaaaactgttccAAATTTCGCATTTAGCATAAAAGTCtgatttttttcgatggaaatagcatttctaacttcaagatcacgtccaattagaaaaaaatgactttcagtGTATATAGGTACAAAAAAGaccaacttgaatctgaaaaatatggaatgtggaaaaagccttatttttcaaatttttggcctagtCTAATTCacattgagaaatttttttcgactcaaaaaaaatattttcgtattctcACTAAAGTAATTCACATAATATACACaaattgaggatttttttttgttttttctctgatataatggattttcaataattgttgcaaatttgcaacatcatgcaacggtagcaccCTAGCTAATTATATgggttccatagtgtgtttCCGAAAGtgtgtttgtttcgattaaccgatgttcgtttattttttaccgaaaaaattaccgatcagtttaccgatttacacatgttaggatttcggtaaaaaaattaccgaactcggtaattttcgtttactgtgtgaaTAGCCCTAATGTTACAATAACATTAAGTTAGGCGTTTTCGGAGCATGttcaaccaatgcaatgtaAACAACTTTGGTATGAACAAaataagttgcttccaaatgattataAATCCTAATTTTTTGTCAGAATCTTAGGTAAATTGCCTTTTATACAACActtttttcgactcaattgaCCCAAGTATATACAACGATTGAAGTTCTcttgagttttaaaattatcaaaacaaattttaaatatatttgttattGCACAAAGGTTTTTACGCGATATTAAATCCAACGTTTACATACGGGAAGATAGAAAATTGTTAGACAAAatggtgacaaaatttttcctagaacatttttgtttgaaaaatgcatacatacagaacagtgaaaaaaaaatctcattattagagtttaaattcttttatatTAATAGTTATTCATTTCGCGTcattactttcgaaaataagtaCTGTAATCCGTGGTaatatttatcagttttttcaatatttttagattagtttttctgttaaggagaatgtggcatgtttcaaatttttaaaaccagtactggactcctatgaacgtaaaacatggttgcagaaactTATTAGActgtttaaatttgatttaaaaatcgatttcgtctctgttttgaatctgatgctttggggtaacattggtcAGTCTCTATTTTCGACGGTTTTTACGaatttcttgatcataaaggatacaaaacaccttcataatatttacaaatgctagtttttaaatttttccttgctttttaaagttttttttttcaaaatcgaaaaaagagctattatggtgcatacatttaggggcaaaagttaAATTAATTGCTAAAAAGTTTGagctacaaaaaaacaaattaaattttacctttacaCATTCCTCTAGACCCTTCcactatttcaattttctttttttcttcaaaatttatcatttgatagggttcctacccatttgtccaatacgggcttactcttggaaaatgaccttattttttaaatataaaaaaattatcactaaataactttaaaaatagaaCTATAAATacacatatacaaagaaaaaagttgttctttcttTTTCATCAACCCGTTTGcttaaaaatgctttttggttttaTCAGGATAGCTGTTTGTTTTGGAGCCTTAGAAAACATAGAtacatattttagaattttaaaattgatattaactaatagaaaaaaaatttcaaatgcaaaccaaattttgcctatttgatactcaataaataggctttcaaacgtagaaaacagttttcaaaaattcaaacttaagactgagtaattgatgaaaatgagcaaaattttattgttggtcaaaattaccccggtgatcaaagttaccccgttttacagttctaaaaatgataagtttttttttatttttcaaaaaaaaattaatgaaaaaatttgaaggctttATTTGAAATAGAAACTTGTTCCTGACTAAAAAATTCCGAATGATGATACTCTGATATTTCATTTCTGGATCAGCATTATGGAACtctttaaagtttcaattcagCAAAAGAATtaagtgtaaaaatttcaaatccaaattttagaaatggtttgttgttttaaatatgtttttcatgttccggaatgatgagtttcgaacatgtaaaatgaatcatatttaagttttaaatgcaaaaccaagattcggaTCAGGATTTTGTCCCAATGGTGAACCAAACAGAAGCTCAAGAATTATAAACAGGATTTAGAATCCACAATCCggtcacaggcaacaaattaagatttatgaaaaaaattggtaccAGAGCAtcggaaattattcaaactttaGCTCACCAGATATTATTCCGCACTTATCCGGGCAGGGAAAatctgggctattttatctaaaaacctagcaaaagccgagcatttgatttcgaaGTTAACAacccacaatctgggcaattttcAAGCAAGTTTGGGAactcttcaattaaaatcaagaattcgaaaatttgttttcatcacATCAGCCAGTTTTTTTGGataaactttgttcaaaaaaatagttttggacgctaaatacaaaattgttatcacgcaatttaaatttgcaaataagaaaaaacgttcgggcaatatctgggcCATCAGCCAACCTTAGTGAGTctaatctttttgaaaattcggaatTGGAGACTAAGGACTAAGGACTGTACCCAAATTTCATGCACCAAGTTAttatgtgaataacttttgactgTGTTTTTTGAGTACAGTCTTTAAGTTTcaagtgagaaatttaaaaaaaaatctttagtagaattgtggacctggtATAAGATTTCCAGGTTTTGgtcttagttctgagtcgagattgttacttttGATTTACTTTAATCGTTCATCGAATTTTTATTatgaactagctgatcccatacgaactccgttttgtTTTGAACTTGCATTATGTCATGaatagtttgtatgaaagtcaattgcctaacattttccagatgcacttccgaattcattgttaagtaatagtTGCAAAAATATTGCACGATTACTTttttgtcgtctgctactaaatttgaaaccaGGAATCagttgaccgtgccaaaaacccccgtgtataaatgttgcataacaacgcaattattgccaatccgatgtcaaataacgacgatattgcaaaaatattgaaaggttaatatggatgaccccctttgccggcgccttacactaaatttaatACCTGCTAACCCATTGCTCGTccttcaaaactctcgtgtaccaattttcttctgaatccgatgtataataacgacaatatcgcattaacagtgaatagttaatatggacgacccctttggcagacccctgtttttaatttggataagtgaaaccaattgtttgtccctaataactcctatgtgcaaattttcattccaatccgacgcataaaaacgtcaatatcactaagatattgaaaagtttatatggaagaccccttttgccggtcccttacactgaatttgatacctcaaatcgattgcatgtCACTTGAAACTATCTTGTaccaattttcagctgaatacgatgtataataacgccaatattgcaaaaacagcgaacagttaatatggacgacccctttggctgaccccttacgcaaaatttgacacctgaaatcaattgcccgtctttcaaaacattcctgtgcaaattttcaacacaatccgacaaaaagtaacgtcaatatcgcaaaaacaatatttgtcttgtatggacgacccccttcagaaggggtcatccgaaaatctgaaaacatttttcatcattcctggtcctaatgagcatcaatgccaaatttcagacctctagctcttaagacggctgagtctataggggacaaacaaacaaacaaacaaacatacagaaattgctttctatatatatagatttatttttttttaaatttcgaccttcaaaataacttatAATAAGTTATAACCCATTTAGCCACTTGTCCTCTTGgagcacaaaaacaacatatttgactacagatcgtcagcctcctcaagtacgacacattaaattttccaattttttcttcttgtttatctccggaaaatacaggcgagacttgacaacgaaaagtttctggtacGAAAGTGACAAGTGACCGCCAAAAAGTGCGTTTTGCAGTCCATTACGAAATTTGTCATGGAAATTAAGTCAGGtctatttataagtcagctagacgaactagtcagaaaaaatttgctctttATCAATTACcctattcatattttcggattgagcttgaaaaaaccacATTCCTCTTACTtcatggaaaaaataattttaacttattcaaattttagcaaacTATTAGGTTTTCAATGCCTTCATAAACGATTTACTGTGTAAATATTGGTAGAAtaattgatttccagctgtttttgggtctcccattgtgacttttctggatttttctcaatCCTGCCcacaaaaaattgttaatgaatttcagtattggacgctatctcaaaaaccacttgacagattgtcaccaaattttgtacacataCACATTACATTGCTAGGTagcttcattgaaaatttcatcaatttccatgcATGCATtctaaagttattcacaaatcaaagtattgcatttttttttcgaatacactccttaggcAAAATTTGACAGAATATTTCGAGACATTTATTCATCGACATTGATTAATACTCACCAACTACGGGACCTACTATCAGATAGAAGAGTCCGGAGAACATCAACTGAATACCGGTAGCTCCAGGAAGTCTATCGAGTGGCACATGTGAGGGAATAGCCAAAGCCATAAAGACCGTTCGCAGTCCCTTGTTAAAGCCTATCCAGCATGCAACGGCTATGACTACCGGAAACGTGTGCCAATGAGCTAAAACTGTTGAAGATCCATTTTAATATAAGTGTTCAAATTATACTACAAACTTACCAATGCGCCCCATGGCCATGTTCATCACCCCGAACAAGAAAAAGGTCCTATTCTCCCATCCGATCTTGCCGGCAACAAACGGAATGAAGAATCGACAGAAAATGTCCATCGCTCCCAGCAGCGACATTACCAGGGCCACCTGTTCCTTTCGAAGGCCGAAGTCCCCTAGTATGAAGGGAGTCAGAACTGAAAAATTGACCTCGGCAAAGTTTGCCAGTGTGATACCAACCATAATGTTCACGTAGACCCAGTCCTTCAGAAGGTCCAGATCGAAGAACACGACAATCCGCTGCAGTAAAGTGAACTGGTCTGGGTGGTGTTCATCTGGAGGTGTTTGCTTTTCTTTAAGTAACGTTCTACGTTCCTCCTCACAAGTGCATCGACTTTCTGTTTCATGGTCCACTATCTGTTCTAGTTTACGGGACGCCAATTTGAGTACTTCTTTCTCCCGGTTAAAGGTATTCGGACGTTTCTGGTAACCTCCTGCCAACCGGTTGCTGTCCTTTTCTGCCTGATATCTTTTATCACTTATTGGTTTTGGTCCACGATCACCTGACAGCGATACTAAATTATTGGATGAAGGCCGGGTCGATGGTCCTACGCTCTTCTGAAGATTCATTCGAGATCCGTAATGGGATCGACCAGTGTTACCCGAGTACCAACCATCGTTGGCCCTGGATAGCATCGGGGTACCGGGATCGATAATCTCGTAACCGGGGGCACAGACATCGTCTGCATTGTACAGGTACTGACTGGAAAGAATACTGTGATCTTTCCTCAAGGGAGCAAATTGGCATAAACTACACTGTTTTATTTCGGGAAGCTCTTCTTTAGCTTCTTCTTGGGCAATAGCTCTAGGTACGGGTTTCGAATGCCACTCAACCGGTTGCAGAAGCATGGAACAAACAAAAGCATTCGTTGCAAAGCCGGCAAAGATTAGAACAGTGCCGTTGACACCGAACAGAGGCAGTAGGAACGTTATTACGTGAGGTGAAATGATAGGACCTAGAGCGGTTGCTGTCCAGGAAAACCCTGTTGCATAGCGGCGACGCTCTTTGAAGTACGTATTCAAGGCTAGAGAATTTGCTGAAGCAGTTATGCCCACTCCGGAACCTGAGAGGTAATGTTTTGTGTACAGATTTGTTGAAGTTTAATACGCTGAAAAGTATATCATACCGTATAATATGGAGAAAGTCAGCAAATAAA
This genomic interval carries:
- the LOC129760709 gene encoding uncharacterized protein LOC129760709, which encodes MKAGAVEPAGGGVETTENDAKQKPNNIYSATPAAAASHRHTSVGSIHDDSVGDYDYSCNQVTITADKPQQMITAMGGVAANDGKNGKVKSPPGPRGQDFVPPDGGWGWVVVIAAGCSNLCTFPGLQQFGLLFRDRMTQLGINSSQITSIINTNAALMSMVGLANGPMFRQLTYRQVALFGATLVTVGLCLTSIADSFIVYLLTFSILYGSGVGITASANSLALNTYFKERRRYATGFSWTATALGPIISPHVITFLLPLFGVNGTVLIFAGFATNAFVCSMLLQPVEWHSKPVPRAIAQEEAKEELPEIKQCSLCQFAPLRKDHSILSSQYLYNADDVCAPGYEIIDPGTPMLSRANDGWYSGNTGRSHYGSRMNLQKSVGPSTRPSSNNLVSLSGDRGPKPISDKRYQAEKDSNRLAGGYQKRPNTFNREKEVLKLASRKLEQIVDHETESRCTCEEERRTLLKEKQTPPDEHHPDQFTLLQRIVVFFDLDLLKDWVYVNIMVGITLANFAEVNFSVLTPFILGDFGLRKEQVALVMSLLGAMDIFCRFFIPFVAGKIGWENRTFFLFGVMNMAMGRIVLAHWHTFPVVIAVACWIGFNKGLRTVFMALAIPSHVPLDRLPGATGIQLMFSGLFYLIVGPVVGFIRDRTNYTITLHCLNIATYTTAIFWIIEMYYLGCRKSRSHEIPEDDSANKDP